In Mixophyes fleayi isolate aMixFle1 chromosome 4, aMixFle1.hap1, whole genome shotgun sequence, the following proteins share a genomic window:
- the RLIG1 gene encoding RNA ligase 1 — protein sequence MQWTGAVQQKIPCVFITQVKDEPSTKREHQMFKVIASETLNPIALNADIHNATPTEKVDGTCCYVAKHKGVPYLWARYDRKPTKQAEKRFKKHISVKGSTKDFIWNVDDDFKSVPEFWIPAKGVTHSNGKPYPDANGHIPGWVPVENGNKQYCWHSSAVNYELEVAIVLKRHPEDPGSLLICLVYLSELLEQTLELIGTNINANPYGIGNKKNPIHLLVPHGTLLIFDLPPLDHKSLISWFDHCQEGKVEGIVWHCNDRSLIKLHRYHLGLCWPLKDTYLTSKPISISIDLCKYKYEAASSSLLRKLSKKDTQQFDSLKDIVLD from the exons ATGCAGTGGACAGGAGCGGTACAGCAGAAGATCCCGTGTGTGTTCATCACTCAGGTGAAGGATGAACCCTCTACCAAGCGCGAGCATCAG ATGTTCAAAGTCATTGCTTCAGAAACTCTGAACCCCATTGCATTGAATGCAGATATTCACAATGCGACACCTACCGAGAAGGTAGATGGTACATGCTGCTATGTGGCTAAGCACAAAG GTGTTCCATACCTGTGGGCACGATATGATAGGAAGCCGACTAAACAGGcagaaaaaagatttaaaaagcatatttCCGTAAAAGGAAGCACCAAAG attttatttggaatgttgatgatgacttcAAATCAGTCCCTGAATTTTGGATTCCAGCAAAAGGTGTAACACATTCCAATGGGAAACCATATCCTGATGCAAATGGGCACATACCAG gttGGGTGCCTGTGGAAAATGGCAATAAACAGTATTGCTGGCATTCAAGTGCTGTAAATTATGAATTAGAAGTAGCAATAGTACTAAAACGCCATCCAGAGGATCCTGGATCTTTGCTAATCTGTCTTGTGTACTTGTCTGAACTTCTTGAACAAACGCTAGAACTCATTGGAACCAATATTAATGCAAACCCATATG GTATTGGTAATAAGAAGAATCCTATTCATCTTCTTGTTCCTCATGGTACACTCCTCATATTTGATCTTCCACCCCTGGATCATAAAAGTCTCATTTCATGGTTTGACCATTGTCAAGAGGGAAAAGTTGAAGGCATTGTATGGCATTGCAATGATAGATCTTTAATCAAG ctCCATCGCTATCATCTTGGTTTATGCTGGCCACTCAAGGACACTTACCTGACTTCTAAACCAATTTCCATCAGCATTGatttatgcaaatataaatatgaagCTGCTTCAAGCAGTTTATTAAGAAAGCTTTCAAAAAAAGACACTCAGCAATTTGACAGTTTAAAAGACATTGTGTTAGATTGA